In a genomic window of Arthrobacter woluwensis:
- a CDS encoding DUF2516 family protein — translation MSGQLLISYATMAVYFVMGLVAFGLEAWAFIDALIRKPGDFEAAMKRSKGFWLAVTGAAAAVGLLSVLSRSGGLGLFALVAVTASCVYLADVRPAIKDLRSGGYNNW, via the coding sequence GAGCGGACAGTTGTTGATCTCCTATGCCACCATGGCCGTCTACTTCGTGATGGGCCTGGTGGCCTTCGGGCTGGAAGCCTGGGCCTTCATCGACGCCCTGATCCGGAAGCCCGGGGACTTCGAGGCCGCCATGAAGCGCAGCAAGGGATTCTGGCTCGCCGTCACCGGGGCTGCCGCCGCAGTCGGCCTGCTGTCCGTCCTCTCCAGGTCGGGCGGTCTGGGCCTGTTCGCTCTCGTCGCCGTGACCGCGTCCTGCGTCTACCTCGCTGACGTCCGCCCCGCCATCAAGGATCTCCGCAGCGGGGGCTACAACAACTGGTGA
- a CDS encoding class I SAM-dependent methyltransferase: protein MVQKSERLRAPGRAVGRTGRPLGNVTRGTTNPNRMRRVDRWITGTQAWRFRGADAPLAVDLGYGASPRTAIELFERLRTVAPGFRLTGVEIEPGRVARALEEARPGLDFRLGGFELPVNEPPALVRAFNVLRQYDEGDVAAIWDTLRSRLAPGGLVVEGTCDELGRTASWVALDGDGPLSLHLSVHFGSLELPSQTAERLPKALIHRNVPGERIHTFLNAADQAWLAAAPLASFGKRQRWMRMCEALREAGWPLLDGPHRFRLGELSVAWDAVAPGA, encoded by the coding sequence GTGGTCCAGAAATCCGAACGTCTCCGCGCCCCCGGCCGCGCCGTGGGCAGGACCGGGAGACCTCTGGGCAATGTCACCCGCGGAACCACCAATCCCAACCGGATGCGCCGCGTCGACCGGTGGATCACCGGCACGCAGGCCTGGCGGTTCCGGGGGGCTGACGCCCCCTTGGCCGTGGACCTCGGCTACGGGGCGAGCCCGCGCACCGCGATCGAACTGTTCGAACGACTCCGCACGGTGGCGCCCGGTTTCCGGCTCACCGGGGTGGAGATCGAGCCGGGCCGCGTGGCCCGGGCTCTGGAAGAGGCACGGCCGGGTCTGGACTTCCGCCTGGGTGGTTTCGAACTCCCGGTGAACGAGCCGCCGGCGCTGGTGCGGGCCTTCAACGTCCTGCGGCAGTACGACGAGGGCGACGTCGCGGCCATCTGGGACACCCTGCGTTCCCGGCTGGCCCCGGGTGGGCTCGTGGTGGAGGGGACCTGCGACGAACTGGGCAGAACCGCCTCCTGGGTGGCGCTCGACGGCGACGGCCCCCTCAGCCTTCATCTTTCGGTGCACTTCGGCTCGCTGGAGCTGCCGTCGCAGACCGCCGAAAGGCTCCCGAAGGCGCTCATCCACCGGAACGTCCCCGGCGAACGCATTCACACCTTCCTGAATGCCGCGGATCAGGCCTGGCTCGCGGCGGCACCGCTGGCCAGTTTCGGGAAGAGGCAGCGCTGGATGAGGATGTGCGAGGCCCTGCGGGAAGCGGGCTGGCCCCTTCTCGACGGGCCCCACAGATTCCGGCTGGGTGAACTGTCCGTCGCGTGGGACGCCGTGGCGCCCGGGGCCTGA
- a CDS encoding phosphoglyceromutase, whose amino-acid sequence MTYTLILLRHGHSEWNAKNLFTGWVDVDLNDQGRAEAARGGELLVENDVLPDVLHTSRLKRAINTANIALAEADRGWIDVKRDWRLNERHYGALQGKDKAQTLAEFGEEQFMEWRRSYDTPPPPLADDSEFSQVGDPRYADLGDAVPRTECLKDVLVRLLPYWESDIKADLKAGKTVLVTAHGNSLRALVKHLDGISDDDIAGLNIPTGIPLVYELDENFAPITPGGRYLDPEAAAASIQAVANQGKK is encoded by the coding sequence ATGACGTACACCTTGATCCTGCTGCGCCATGGTCACAGCGAATGGAATGCCAAGAACCTCTTCACCGGTTGGGTGGATGTGGACCTCAACGATCAGGGCCGGGCCGAGGCCGCCCGCGGCGGTGAGCTGCTCGTGGAGAACGACGTCCTGCCGGACGTCCTCCACACCTCCCGCCTCAAGCGCGCCATCAACACGGCGAACATCGCTCTGGCGGAAGCCGACCGCGGCTGGATCGACGTCAAGCGCGACTGGCGTCTGAACGAGCGCCACTACGGCGCCCTGCAGGGCAAGGACAAGGCCCAGACCCTCGCCGAGTTCGGCGAGGAGCAGTTCATGGAATGGCGCCGCAGCTACGACACCCCGCCGCCGCCCCTGGCCGACGACTCCGAGTTCTCCCAGGTGGGTGACCCGCGGTACGCCGACCTCGGCGACGCCGTGCCGCGCACCGAATGCCTCAAGGACGTGCTGGTCCGTCTGCTGCCGTACTGGGAGTCCGACATCAAGGCGGACCTCAAGGCCGGCAAGACCGTCCTGGTCACGGCCCACGGCAACTCCCTGCGCGCCCTCGTGAAGCACCTCGACGGCATCTCGGATGACGACATCGCCGGCCTGAACATCCCCACCGGCATCCCGCTCGTCTACGAACTGGACGAGAACTTCGCCCCGATCACCCCGGGCGGCCGCTACCTGGATCCCGAGGCCGCCGCGGCCTCGATCCAGGCCGTCGCGAACCAAGGCAAGAAATAA
- the phoU gene encoding phosphate signaling complex protein PhoU codes for MRKAFQDELAQVGDELVEISKLVAIAIKNATQAFETADVDLAQDVIAADARIDFLQNALDEKAIDILALQGPVASDLRMIVSSLRMSASLERMGDLARHIAQLTRLRYPAQVIPESLQTTFRTFAELDIQIANKVAELLETHDLNVARQIVRLNLEVDELHAGVFQAVAAADWTGNASTSVDVALASRYFERFADHGVSVARKVSYLVNGEWQPEEIGGA; via the coding sequence GTGCGCAAGGCTTTCCAGGATGAGCTCGCCCAGGTGGGCGATGAGCTCGTTGAAATCTCCAAATTGGTGGCGATCGCCATCAAGAACGCCACGCAGGCCTTCGAAACCGCTGACGTGGACCTCGCCCAGGACGTGATCGCTGCGGACGCCCGCATCGACTTCCTGCAGAACGCCCTCGATGAGAAGGCCATCGACATCCTGGCCCTCCAGGGTCCCGTCGCGAGCGACCTGCGCATGATCGTCAGCTCCCTGCGCATGAGCGCCTCCCTCGAGCGCATGGGCGATCTCGCCCGTCACATCGCCCAGCTCACGCGTCTCCGGTACCCCGCGCAGGTCATCCCGGAGTCCCTGCAGACCACGTTCCGGACCTTCGCCGAGCTGGACATCCAGATCGCGAACAAGGTGGCCGAACTCCTCGAGACCCACGACCTGAACGTGGCCCGCCAGATCGTCCGCCTCAACCTCGAGGTGGACGAGCTGCACGCCGGCGTCTTCCAGGCCGTCGCCGCCGCCGACTGGACCGGCAACGCCTCCACCTCGGTGGACGTGGCCCTGGCCAGCCGCTACTTCGAGCGCTTCGCCGACCACGGCGTCTCCGTCGCCCGCAAGGTCAGCTACCTCGTCAACGGCGAGTGGCAGCCGGAGGAGATCGGCGGCGCCTGA
- a CDS encoding sensor histidine kinase has protein sequence MLIGVVAGLVGLCLGVFGVLAFRASEHQRTLVDDELDEAQLPEGAAEVLSVLGRAFVIVDDIDGVVRASPAAYAYGLVRGHTVVHHQLLEMTAKVRRDGVVLEGEFELPRGPLGAGSIIVQVRAAVLGDEYVLLLADDRTEITRTEEIRNDFVANVSHELKTPVGAISLLAEALEDSSDDEVAVRRFAKRMHKEASRLADLVQDIIELSRLQGANIALQGTVVDINHVIADAVDRSKLPAESKNITLVVGSAGTDARVFGDPDLLTTAFRNLIDNAIRYSPENTRVGIGIRSREGLIAVSVTDQGDGISPEDQERVFERFYRVDAARSRATGGTGLGLSIVKHVVSNHGGEVSVWSQPGQGSTFTVRLPEMEGRESSEDQGSPEEAHEAGRTGHRNAHQSSAHHEGVQA, from the coding sequence CTGCTCATCGGCGTCGTCGCGGGCCTTGTCGGCTTGTGCCTCGGTGTCTTCGGTGTCCTCGCGTTCCGTGCGAGTGAACATCAGCGCACCCTGGTGGATGACGAGCTGGACGAGGCGCAGCTCCCGGAAGGCGCCGCCGAAGTCCTGAGCGTCCTGGGCCGGGCCTTCGTGATCGTGGACGACATCGACGGAGTGGTCCGCGCCAGCCCGGCGGCCTACGCCTACGGCCTGGTGCGCGGCCACACCGTGGTGCACCATCAGCTGCTGGAGATGACCGCCAAAGTGCGGCGCGACGGCGTCGTCCTGGAAGGCGAATTCGAGCTGCCCCGCGGCCCGCTCGGCGCCGGCTCCATCATCGTGCAGGTGCGCGCCGCCGTCCTCGGGGACGAGTATGTGCTGCTGCTCGCCGATGACCGCACGGAGATCACCCGCACCGAGGAGATCCGCAACGACTTCGTCGCGAACGTCTCCCATGAGCTGAAGACCCCCGTGGGAGCCATCTCGCTCCTGGCCGAGGCGCTCGAGGACTCCTCGGATGACGAGGTGGCCGTGCGCCGCTTCGCCAAGCGGATGCACAAGGAGGCGTCGCGGCTCGCGGACCTGGTGCAGGACATCATCGAACTGTCCCGGCTGCAGGGTGCGAACATCGCGCTGCAGGGCACCGTGGTGGACATCAACCACGTGATCGCCGACGCCGTGGACCGGTCCAAACTTCCTGCGGAGAGCAAGAACATCACCCTCGTGGTCGGCAGCGCGGGCACGGACGCCCGCGTCTTCGGCGATCCGGACCTGCTGACCACGGCTTTCCGCAACCTCATCGACAACGCCATCCGGTACTCGCCGGAGAACACCCGGGTGGGTATCGGCATCCGCTCCCGGGAAGGTCTCATCGCGGTCTCGGTCACCGATCAGGGCGATGGCATCTCCCCGGAGGACCAGGAACGCGTCTTCGAACGGTTCTACCGGGTGGATGCCGCCCGCTCCCGCGCCACCGGCGGCACCGGGCTGGGGCTCAGCATCGTCAAGCACGTCGTGTCCAACCACGGTGGCGAAGTGTCCGTCTGGTCCCAGCCGGGCCAGGGATCCACGTTCACCGTCCGCCTTCCCGAGATGGAGGGCCGCGAGTCCTCCGAGGATCAGGGGAGCCCGGAAGAAGCCCATGAGGCCGGGAGGACCGGCCACCGCAATGCTCATCAAAGCAGCGCTCATCACGAAGGAGTCCAGGCGTGA
- a CDS encoding response regulator transcription factor, whose amino-acid sequence MSRILIVEDEESFSDPLSYLLGKEGFEVEVVDNGLDAITEFDRNGADLVLLDLQLPGQSGTEVCRQLRQRSSVPVIMLTAKDSEIDKVVGLELGADDYVTKPYSSRELVARVRAVLRRQGEPEELITTTVQAGPVRMDIERHVVSVGGEQVSLPLKEFELLEMLLRNSGRVLTRGQLIDRVWGSDYVGDTKTLDVHVKRLRSKIEPDPSAPRYLVTVRGLGYKFEP is encoded by the coding sequence GTGAGCCGCATTCTGATTGTGGAGGACGAAGAGTCCTTCAGCGACCCGTTGTCCTACCTGCTCGGCAAGGAGGGCTTCGAGGTGGAGGTCGTGGACAACGGCCTCGACGCGATCACCGAATTCGACCGGAACGGCGCGGACCTGGTGCTGCTGGACCTCCAGCTGCCCGGCCAGTCCGGCACCGAGGTGTGCCGGCAGCTCCGCCAGCGCTCCTCCGTGCCGGTCATCATGCTGACGGCCAAGGATTCCGAGATCGACAAGGTGGTGGGCCTGGAGCTGGGCGCGGACGACTACGTCACCAAGCCCTACTCCTCGCGTGAGCTGGTGGCCCGCGTACGGGCCGTCCTGCGCCGCCAGGGCGAGCCGGAGGAGCTCATCACCACCACGGTCCAGGCGGGCCCGGTGCGCATGGACATCGAACGGCACGTGGTCAGTGTCGGCGGTGAGCAGGTCTCCCTGCCGCTCAAGGAATTCGAGCTGCTGGAGATGCTCCTGCGGAACTCCGGCCGTGTGCTGACCCGTGGCCAGCTGATCGACCGGGTGTGGGGCTCCGACTACGTGGGCGACACCAAGACCCTCGACGTGCACGTCAAGCGCCTGCGCAGCAAGATCGAGCCGGACCCCTCCGCCCCCCGGTACCTGGTGACCGTCCGAGGGCTGGGCTACAAGTTCGAGCCGTGA
- a CDS encoding CarD family transcriptional regulator — translation MVFEVGETVVYPHHGAAKIEEIKMRTIKGVEKMYLKLRVAQGDLTIEVPAENVDLVGVRDVVGKEGLEHVFDVLRAEFTEEPTNWSRRYKANLEKLASGDVIKVAEVVRDLWRRDQDRGLSAGEKRMLSKARQILISELALAEKTDEEHAANVLDEVLASDVKAS, via the coding sequence ATGGTTTTTGAAGTCGGCGAGACGGTTGTTTACCCTCACCACGGCGCAGCGAAGATTGAAGAGATCAAGATGCGCACCATCAAGGGCGTTGAGAAGATGTACCTCAAGCTCCGCGTAGCCCAGGGCGACCTCACCATTGAGGTTCCCGCCGAGAACGTCGATCTGGTGGGCGTTCGGGATGTCGTGGGCAAGGAAGGCCTGGAGCACGTCTTCGACGTACTCCGTGCCGAGTTCACCGAAGAACCCACCAACTGGTCCCGCCGTTACAAGGCGAATCTGGAGAAGCTGGCTTCCGGTGACGTGATCAAGGTCGCCGAGGTCGTGCGCGATCTCTGGCGTCGTGACCAGGACCGCGGCCTGTCCGCGGGGGAGAAGCGGATGCTGTCGAAGGCGCGTCAGATCCTCATCTCCGAGCTGGCCCTGGCAGAGAAGACGGATGAGGAGCACGCTGCGAACGTTCTGGACGAGGTTCTCGCCTCGGACGTGAAGGCTTCCTAG
- a CDS encoding VOC family protein has product MRIISVAFNTSDLRRAETFYGQLLGLPVHREDDGLVVQIGSSALVLHEGPTGPGRQHLAWTIPRGQLASAKHWLSSRVTLLRNAEGQDEFDMPTTWNARSLYFADPDRNILELIVRRDIPDDRDHPFTAADIQNISEAGVPVADVASTADGIRAAFGIPDYGSGSASFQPLGTVHGMLILVTPGRAWFPTGEPSGTSRLEVAIEADQDGRFTPAPGIVFTSRRGTGS; this is encoded by the coding sequence ATGCGGATCATCTCAGTGGCCTTCAACACCTCCGACCTCAGGCGCGCGGAGACCTTCTACGGGCAGCTCCTCGGGCTCCCGGTCCACCGCGAGGACGACGGGCTGGTCGTCCAGATCGGCAGCTCAGCGCTGGTGCTCCACGAGGGTCCCACGGGGCCGGGCCGACAGCACCTCGCGTGGACCATCCCTCGCGGGCAGCTCGCCAGCGCCAAGCATTGGCTCAGTTCGCGGGTCACACTGCTCCGGAACGCCGAGGGCCAGGACGAATTCGACATGCCGACGACGTGGAACGCCCGGTCGCTCTACTTCGCGGATCCTGACCGGAACATCCTGGAACTCATCGTCCGGCGCGACATCCCCGACGACCGGGACCACCCCTTCACGGCGGCCGACATCCAGAACATCAGCGAGGCCGGGGTGCCGGTCGCTGACGTGGCGAGCACCGCGGACGGGATCCGTGCGGCTTTCGGGATCCCCGACTATGGCAGCGGATCGGCGTCGTTCCAGCCTCTCGGCACCGTGCACGGGATGCTCATCCTCGTGACTCCCGGCCGGGCCTGGTTCCCGACCGGCGAGCCCAGCGGAACGTCACGGCTCGAGGTCGCGATCGAGGCGGACCAGGACGGGCGGTTCACCCCCGCGCCAGGGATCGTGTTCACGTCCCGGCGCGGAACGGGCTCCTGA
- the ispD gene encoding 2-C-methyl-D-erythritol 4-phosphate cytidylyltransferase yields MTSVSRLGVVVLAAGSGQRLGFGIPKAQVLLGDEPILRHALSGVVAAGVADAIVVALPSADAGDGDALREVVETFRAEHPAAPWSLTVVEGGATRSDSVARALTALDGVEHVLVHDAARPLVPVQVFQRVADALRAGARAVIPAIPVVDTIKQVHAGHGADAEIAPELVTGNIARETLRAVQTPQGFSLAALRAAHEDAQYLDDRQAAAITDDAMLLESRGIPVHVVAGSSYSLKITTAVDLILAEGLLEGPLAGRWVGEA; encoded by the coding sequence ATGACTTCTGTTTCACGGCTCGGGGTGGTGGTCCTGGCGGCCGGCTCCGGGCAGCGCCTGGGATTCGGCATCCCCAAGGCCCAGGTACTCCTGGGTGACGAACCGATTCTGCGGCACGCCCTGTCGGGTGTGGTGGCCGCGGGTGTCGCGGACGCGATCGTGGTCGCGCTGCCTTCCGCGGACGCCGGCGACGGCGACGCGCTGCGGGAGGTCGTGGAGACCTTCCGCGCCGAGCACCCGGCGGCGCCGTGGAGCCTCACCGTCGTGGAGGGCGGTGCGACCCGCTCGGATTCTGTGGCGCGGGCACTCACGGCGCTGGACGGCGTCGAGCACGTCCTGGTGCACGACGCGGCCCGTCCGCTCGTCCCGGTCCAGGTGTTCCAGCGGGTGGCCGACGCCCTGCGGGCGGGCGCCCGGGCGGTCATCCCCGCCATCCCCGTGGTGGACACCATCAAGCAGGTGCACGCCGGGCATGGCGCGGATGCGGAGATCGCCCCCGAACTCGTCACCGGCAACATCGCACGGGAGACGCTGCGCGCCGTCCAGACTCCGCAGGGCTTCAGCCTGGCCGCGCTGCGGGCCGCGCACGAGGACGCACAGTATCTCGATGACCGGCAGGCGGCCGCCATCACCGACGACGCCATGCTGCTCGAGTCCCGCGGCATCCCGGTCCACGTGGTGGCCGGTTCCAGCTACTCGCTCAAGATCACCACGGCCGTGGACCTGATCCTCGCCGAAGGCCTGCTCGAAGGACCGCTCGCCGGACGCTGGGTGGGGGAGGCATGA
- the ispF gene encoding 2-C-methyl-D-erythritol 2,4-cyclodiphosphate synthase, producing the protein MIIPRTGVGVDAHAYAPEDAPRPLWLAGLHWPGERGLDGHSDADVVAHAAADALFSAAGLGDLGTHFGTGRPEFAGASGVRLLTEAARIVREAGFGIGNIAVQLLGNRPKFSPRRLEAEAVLTEAAGAPVSVSATTTDGLGFLGRGEGLTAVATALVYPVPADGV; encoded by the coding sequence ATGATCATCCCGCGCACGGGCGTCGGCGTCGACGCTCACGCCTACGCCCCCGAAGACGCTCCCCGGCCGCTCTGGCTCGCAGGGCTCCACTGGCCGGGCGAGAGGGGCCTGGACGGGCACTCCGACGCGGACGTGGTGGCCCACGCCGCCGCCGACGCGCTCTTCTCCGCGGCCGGTCTCGGCGATCTCGGCACGCATTTCGGCACGGGCCGCCCCGAGTTCGCCGGCGCCTCGGGCGTCCGGCTGCTCACCGAGGCCGCACGGATCGTGCGGGAGGCGGGATTCGGGATCGGCAACATCGCCGTGCAGCTGCTGGGGAACCGCCCCAAGTTCTCGCCCCGGCGGCTCGAAGCGGAAGCGGTGCTGACGGAGGCCGCCGGAGCGCCCGTCAGCGTCTCCGCCACCACCACGGACGGGCTCGGTTTCCTCGGCCGCGGTGAAGGGCTCACCGCGGTGGCGACGGCACTCGTCTACCCGGTCCCGGCGGACGGGGTCTGA
- the cysS gene encoding cysteine--tRNA ligase — translation MTLRFYDTASAQVREFQPLEPGKASLYYCGATVQGLPHVGHVRSAIAFDQLTRWLRYRGFVVTVVRNVTDIDDKILAKSAESFEDGFVPDGDRPAKEPWWAIAYRYEQAFRTAYETLGVSAPSYEPRATGHIPEMHALIARLIDRGHAYAAPDGSGDVYFDVRSWPEYGSLTHQRIDDMQAATDADPRGKRDPRDFALWKGHKAGDPETAAWDSPWGRGRPGWHLECSAMVTKYLGPRFDIHGGGLDLRFPHHENELAQSTAAGDGFANFWMHNGMVTYQGEKMSKSIGNTVSPEEMLSQASPRVVRYYLGQAQYRSVLDYNPGSLAEAASAVERIDGFISRALRSQSQGNGTFGHFSYGGVPEDFAKAMDDDLNVPQALAVLHETVRAGNAALAAGDADTVRSALDSVLSMTRVLGLDDVASTGKAEGPALEALDALVRAQLEARAAARAAKDWAASDAIRDGLAGAGVVVEDGPQGASWSLRQD, via the coding sequence GTGACACTGCGTTTCTATGACACGGCCTCAGCCCAGGTCCGCGAATTCCAGCCGCTCGAGCCCGGCAAGGCGAGCCTGTATTACTGCGGCGCCACCGTCCAGGGCCTGCCCCACGTGGGCCACGTCCGTTCGGCGATCGCCTTCGACCAGCTCACCCGCTGGCTCCGCTACCGGGGCTTCGTGGTGACCGTCGTCCGCAATGTCACGGACATCGACGACAAGATCCTCGCCAAGTCCGCCGAATCCTTCGAGGACGGTTTCGTCCCGGACGGCGACCGCCCGGCCAAGGAGCCCTGGTGGGCTATCGCCTACCGCTACGAGCAGGCGTTCCGCACCGCGTACGAGACGCTGGGCGTGTCCGCGCCGAGCTACGAGCCGCGCGCCACGGGCCACATCCCGGAGATGCACGCGCTCATCGCCCGGCTGATCGACCGCGGCCACGCCTACGCGGCCCCGGACGGCTCCGGCGACGTCTACTTCGACGTCCGCTCCTGGCCCGAATACGGCTCACTGACGCATCAGCGGATCGATGACATGCAGGCCGCCACCGACGCCGACCCGCGCGGCAAGCGCGACCCCCGCGACTTCGCGCTGTGGAAGGGCCACAAGGCGGGCGACCCCGAGACCGCCGCCTGGGATTCACCCTGGGGCCGCGGACGCCCGGGATGGCACCTGGAATGCTCGGCCATGGTCACCAAGTACCTCGGCCCTCGCTTCGACATCCACGGCGGCGGCCTGGACCTGCGCTTCCCGCACCACGAGAACGAACTGGCCCAGTCCACCGCGGCGGGCGACGGCTTCGCGAACTTCTGGATGCACAACGGCATGGTCACGTACCAGGGCGAGAAGATGTCCAAGTCGATCGGCAACACGGTCAGCCCGGAGGAGATGCTCTCCCAGGCGAGTCCCCGCGTGGTGCGCTACTACCTGGGCCAGGCGCAGTACCGTTCGGTGCTCGACTACAACCCGGGCTCGCTCGCGGAGGCCGCGTCCGCCGTCGAGCGCATCGACGGCTTCATCAGCCGCGCGCTCCGCTCGCAGTCGCAGGGGAACGGGACGTTCGGTCACTTCAGCTACGGCGGGGTGCCGGAGGACTTCGCGAAGGCCATGGATGACGATCTCAATGTGCCGCAGGCTCTCGCCGTGCTGCATGAGACCGTCCGGGCCGGCAATGCCGCCCTCGCCGCGGGGGATGCCGACACGGTCCGGAGCGCGCTGGACTCGGTGCTGAGCATGACGCGGGTCCTGGGACTGGACGACGTCGCGTCCACGGGCAAAGCCGAGGGGCCAGCGCTGGAAGCGCTCGACGCGTTGGTGAGGGCCCAGCTCGAGGCCCGGGCCGCGGCTCGCGCGGCGAAGGACTGGGCCGCTTCGGATGCCATCCGGGACGGTCTGGCGGGGGCCGGGGTGGTCGTGGAAGACGGTCCTCAGGGGGCTTCCTGGAGCCTGCGTCAGGACTGA
- the rlmB gene encoding 23S rRNA (guanosine(2251)-2'-O)-methyltransferase RlmB, protein MAKIGRSGAVRKHKKGASVGTGGHGRKSLEGKGPTPKAEDRTYHKAHKNKVLAERAAAKRAGGDNRAPRRASGPKGRATEEFVTGRNSVVEALRAGIPAKTLYVAIRIDVDDRVKEVLKLAAERGVPILEAGKPELDRLTEDAVHQGLALQVPPYDYADPYDLAEETIEAWRKGHIANPPLFVALDGITDPRNLGAIIRSVSAFSGHGVVVPERRAAGMTAAAWKTSAGAATRVPVARAGNLNNTLKAFQEMGIFVLGLDGDGEVSLPDLELATEPICLVVGSEGKGLSRLVREHCDQIVSVPIDSAMESLNAGMAVAISLYEVSRRRSHP, encoded by the coding sequence ATGGCCAAGATCGGCCGTTCCGGCGCTGTCCGTAAGCACAAGAAGGGCGCCTCCGTGGGTACTGGGGGCCATGGCCGCAAGTCGCTCGAAGGCAAGGGCCCCACGCCCAAGGCGGAGGACCGCACCTATCACAAGGCGCACAAGAACAAGGTCCTCGCCGAGCGCGCGGCGGCCAAGCGCGCCGGGGGAGACAACCGTGCCCCGCGTCGTGCCAGCGGTCCCAAGGGCCGTGCCACCGAAGAATTCGTGACCGGCCGCAACTCCGTGGTCGAGGCGTTGCGCGCGGGCATCCCCGCCAAGACGCTCTACGTGGCCATCCGCATCGACGTCGATGACCGCGTCAAGGAAGTCCTGAAGCTCGCGGCCGAGCGCGGTGTGCCGATTCTCGAAGCCGGCAAGCCGGAACTGGACCGCCTCACCGAAGATGCCGTCCACCAGGGCCTCGCTCTGCAGGTGCCTCCGTACGACTACGCGGATCCCTACGATCTCGCCGAAGAGACCATCGAAGCATGGCGCAAGGGCCACATCGCCAACCCGCCGCTTTTCGTCGCGCTGGACGGCATCACTGATCCCCGCAACCTCGGCGCCATCATCCGCTCCGTCTCCGCCTTCAGCGGTCACGGCGTCGTGGTGCCGGAGCGCCGTGCCGCGGGCATGACGGCGGCCGCCTGGAAGACCAGTGCGGGAGCGGCGACTCGTGTCCCCGTGGCCCGGGCCGGCAACCTGAACAACACCCTGAAGGCGTTCCAGGAGATGGGCATCTTCGTGCTCGGCCTGGACGGCGACGGCGAAGTCTCGTTGCCCGACCTCGAACTGGCCACCGAGCCGATCTGCCTCGTGGTCGGTTCGGAGGGCAAGGGTCTGAGCCGTCTAGTCCGCGAGCACTGCGACCAGATCGTCTCCGTGCCGATCGACTCCGCCATGGAGTCCCTCAACGCAGGCATGGCCGTCGCCATCTCCCTGTACGAAGTCTCCCGGCGCCGATCCCACCCCTGA